A stretch of DNA from Maridesulfovibrio sp.:
AGGCTGCAATGGAAGGTTTTGAAGTTACTACCATGGAAAACGCAGTGGAACGCGGTGATGTTTTTGTTACCTGCACCGGCAACTACCATGTTGTTACCGGCGAACACATTGCCCGCATGAAAGACGAAGCCATTGTCTGCAACATCGGTCATTTCGATAACGAAATCGACATGGGATATCTGGAAAACAACCCCAAGGCCGAGAAGATCGAAATCAAACCGCAGGTGGACAAATGGGTGCTGGAATCCGGCAAATCCGTAATCGTTCTTGCCGAAGGACGTCTGGTCAACCTCGGTTGCGCTACCGGCCACCCCAGCTTTGTAATGTCCAACAGCTTCACCAACCAGGCTCTGGCCCAGATCGACCTCGCCCTGAACGATTATGAACCCAAGGTCATGATCCTGCCCAAGAAACTGGACGAGGAAGTTGCCCGTCTGCACCTTGAACGCCTTGGTGTTACCCTCGACAAGCTCTCCGAGCAGCAGGCTTCATACATCGGTGTTAAGGTCGAAGGCCCTTACAAGCCCGACCATTACAGATACTAATAAACAGACTGCAGGGCCCGGCAGGATTTTTCCTGCCGGGCCTTTTTATTCCTTACCTGCCATGCGGGCAAGCTCGTCTTTTATGCGGGACGGATCAAGCTGCCTGCATGTTGTGAAAGTTTCCTTGTCCACCACGCCCTTGTGAATCAGGAAATGGCGGTCGGCCAACTGGGCCAGTTGCGGCCAGTGGGTGATGACTATCAGCTGCTGGCGCCCGGCCAGTTCCATCATCTTTTCCCCGACGCGATTGAGGGTATGCCCTCCGATGCCGGAATCCACTTCATCAAAGATGAGCGTGGGCCGTTCGGATTCCCCCTGCAACCCGGTTATGGCCAGCAGGAAGCGGGAGAGTTCTCCGCCCGAAGCAATCTTGTCCAGCGGTTGTGCTCCCTGACCGGGGTTGGGTATCCACATGAGCCTTCCGCGCATTTCGTTCAGGCCGGGATAAAGCTCGTGGGGCATGAATTCGAAACGGACCTGAACATGCTCTGAAAATCCCAGTCCCTTCAACTCCTCGACTATTCTTTCCGTAAGCCTTGTTGCTGCTTCTTTTCGGGCGGAAGAGAGTCGGTCCAGCACTGTTTCAAGCCGGCTGGCCAGTTCCTTTTCCTTTTTTTCGATCTGGGCAAGCTCCAGTGCGCATGAGTCGAGGAAATCGAGGTTTTCCTGAATTTCCTGTTTGAGCAGCACGATCTGGTTCAGGTCGCGGCCTAGTTTGCGTTTGAGTCTGGAGAGCTCGTAGAGTCGCGCCTCTATGTCATCAATGGATTCCTCGGAGTCGAAGTCAAGCGGTTGCGAACGGAGCCTGCCGCCCAGTTCGTCCAGATAATGTTTGAACTCGACCACCCGTTCGCGATCCTCTTCATAGTCGGGAAACAGGTCGCTGATGCGTTCCATCTCCGAACCGAGCAGTGAAATTGCTCCGGCAAGATCCGGGGCTCCGCGCATGATTTCCATGGCGTTGTGAATGCATTTCCCGGCGTCTTCCTGAGCGCGCAGGGCATTCTTTTTTTCAAGCAGTTCGTCCTCTTCTCCCGGATAGGGGGAAACCTTGTCTATTTCAGTGCGTTGAAATTCGAGAAAATCTTTTTTTTCCAGTAGAGAGGCGGAGCGGTCTTTCAGCTCCTGTTTTCTGTTCAGAATGCCGCGAAGTTCGGCCAGCACGGAATCTTTCTGTTCCGGAAGTTTTCGGTCCGCGAGAAAAGAATCCAGCATCATGCACTGGTAGGCGGGTTGCAGAAGTTTCTGCTGCGCGTGCTGGCTGGTATGCAGAATCATGGCGGAGCCCAGTTCCATGATGGTGTTTCTGGAACTGAGCTTGTCGTTAACAAAAATTTTGCTTCGGCCGGTTTCCGCGGACAGAACCCTGCGGACGATGGATTCCTCGCCGTCCGGATGAACAAACATTGCTTCCACAACAGCCTGTTCTTTTCCGGGACGCACCATATCCGGGCTCATCTTCTGTCCGGTAAGAAAATCTATGGCCCTGAGAATAAAGGATTTACCCGCTCCGGTTTCCCCGGTCAGCACGTTCATTCCCGGTGAAAATTCTATTTCAGCGTCTTCGATGAGCGCAAGGTCGCGTATTCTTAGCAATTCAAGCATGCTGTTAACCTTTCTTCGGTCATTGTTTCAGTCGGGGATCGAGAATATCCCGCAGGGCCTCGCCGAGCAGGTTGTAGCCCAGAACGGTAAGCAGAATGGCCATGCCGGGAAAAATGGAAAGCCACGGGGCAATTTCAAGCACTTCCTTGCCGTCCATGAGCAGATTTCCCCATGACGGGTCCGGCGGCTGTACACCGAGTCCCAGAAAACTCAGGGATGATTCCACCAGAATGGCCCCGGCAATGCCCAGAGTGGCCGAAACCAGCACCGGGGTTATGGCGTTGGGCAGAATATGGGTGAGCATGATGCGTACCGGACCGGCTCCGGCCAGCCGGGAGGCCATGACAAAGTCTCTTTTGCGCAGGGTCAGTGTTTCCGCTCGCACCAGTCTGGCCACCCCCATCCATGAGGTGAGGCCGATGACGATCATGATGTTGGTCAGTCCCGGTTCAAGAAAGGCTATGACCGCCAGAATCAGGAAAAAAGATGGAAAGCAGAGCATTACATCCACTCCGCGCATGATGATTTCATCGGCCAGACCGCCGAAGTATCCGGCAGCCAGACCCAGCGCGAGCCCTATGGCAGTGGAAATGCCCACGGCAACGAATCCCACCCATAGCGAGACCCTGCCTCCGTAGAGCATGCGGGTGAACAGGTCTCTGCCCAGTGA
This window harbors:
- a CDS encoding AAA family ATPase, encoding MLELLRIRDLALIEDAEIEFSPGMNVLTGETGAGKSFILRAIDFLTGQKMSPDMVRPGKEQAVVEAMFVHPDGEESIVRRVLSAETGRSKIFVNDKLSSRNTIMELGSAMILHTSQHAQQKLLQPAYQCMMLDSFLADRKLPEQKDSVLAELRGILNRKQELKDRSASLLEKKDFLEFQRTEIDKVSPYPGEEDELLEKKNALRAQEDAGKCIHNAMEIMRGAPDLAGAISLLGSEMERISDLFPDYEEDRERVVEFKHYLDELGGRLRSQPLDFDSEESIDDIEARLYELSRLKRKLGRDLNQIVLLKQEIQENLDFLDSCALELAQIEKKEKELASRLETVLDRLSSARKEAATRLTERIVEELKGLGFSEHVQVRFEFMPHELYPGLNEMRGRLMWIPNPGQGAQPLDKIASGGELSRFLLAITGLQGESERPTLIFDEVDSGIGGHTLNRVGEKMMELAGRQQLIVITHWPQLAQLADRHFLIHKGVVDKETFTTCRQLDPSRIKDELARMAGKE
- a CDS encoding ABC transporter permease, producing MSAGKPLAPPTRLQKYGLLYLGLFLVGTVSLAAVLAPLLTPYDPNALNVDQLLLPPSSEHLFGTDSLGRDLFTRMLYGGRVSLWVGFVAVGISTAIGLALGLAAGYFGGLADEIIMRGVDVMLCFPSFFLILAVIAFLEPGLTNIMIVIGLTSWMGVARLVRAETLTLRKRDFVMASRLAGAGPVRIMLTHILPNAITPVLVSATLGIAGAILVESSLSFLGLGVQPPDPSWGNLLMDGKEVLEIAPWLSIFPGMAILLTVLGYNLLGEALRDILDPRLKQ